The genomic region ATGGCCGTCCCCGCCACAGGACGCGGTTGTAGGCCTCTCCCATGCCGAGCGGCGAAAGAACGATCTCCCGACCCGGAGTTGCCAGATCGGGATGATAGAACCGGATGTCGCCCCGGAAGAGGTCGCCCGTATGCCGGACGTTAGTGACAGCGCGGGAATGTGGGCTGAGAGTCCATATTGCACCGGGTCCATCGAGAATAGAGGTGGAAGGGTAGGCAAAGAAGCGGGGGCCGAAGCGGTATGCCTCGAGGGAATCCAATCCGAATGCGGCTGTTGGATCGACCATCGACAGTATCATCAGAACCCAGCAGACTGCAATGAACCGCTTCAGACCAGATTCCGTCTCGCCAGAAGCGCCAAAGCCGGTGTCGTCATAAAGATAAATATCAACAGGTTGGATGAGGTGTGTAGCATGGCGAACGGTATGCCGGCGAGGAGCGTGGCTATGACTCCGGCGGAGTCGAAGCCGGCGGTAAGAGGATAAGCGAGGTTGGTTAGCAGGTCGAACCATAGCGTTACGAGGAGCGCGGCAACCGCATCATATATCCGTAAACCCCGGGCGGGGATGTTAATCCTCCACCGCAACCTTCCAGTGAGAGGGGCTGCCAGCGATCCGCAAATCTGTGCCGTCAGCAGCGGTGGATAGAGCCCCCCCTGGGGGTTGAATCCGAAGTAGAGGAGCGAGGCGATGAGCGCAACGGAGAATCCCCGTGCGACTCCGAGCGCGTATCCCGCAATATAAAGGCCAAAGGTGAAGAGTTCGACATTAGGCACCGCTATTAGGAGGTATCCACCGGCCGCAGCCAACGCTGCGAAAAGCGCGGTTAGGACGGCGGCTTCAACGGCGGAAAGTTCCCGCTTAATCCTGGTCACGGCGATCTGCCAAAACAGACCTCGACACTTTCACCCAACCTCGCCGGAGACGACCGGGACCCCGACCTAAGCCGTTTGCTGGGTCTTTTCCTTCAGCCGTGCGCTCTTGCCCTTGCGCCCGCGAAGATAGTAGAGTTTGGCGCGGCGCACCTTGCCCGACCGACGGACATTGACCTCAGCGACGAATGGGCTGTGCATTGGGAAGATGCGCTCGACCCCCACGCCGCCGGCTGCAATCTTGCGCACGGTGACGGTGCTTCCAGCATCGGCACCCCGCAACTTGATCACCA from Calditrichota bacterium harbors:
- a CDS encoding 50S ribosomal protein L19 yields the protein MEIWKEPIRSTLRSDLPDLKPGDQVDVHYKVIEGDKERIQIFSGVVIKLRGADAGSTVTVRKIAAGGVGVERIFPMHSPFVAEVNVRRSGKVRRAKLYYLRGRKGKSARLKEKTQQTA